In Candidatus Poribacteria bacterium, the following proteins share a genomic window:
- a CDS encoding sigma-70 family RNA polymerase sigma factor has translation MIKAIDELPESEREILREYLLEEKRYKELSEEHGMSYHAVVMRIRRAKEKVKEKVLKRLSGVVILPWRRIGEVVRYMAAGVTTKVAITGAVIIMLGGAGIWIGRHGEEEPAVRANKVEVEEQADVRGSAVEVRRSGEKEDGLTYEEFWGLIDGLTDEYLEDEMDTSVGGEIEEEGEAAGSISADEITDEEVEEEGGEDIEYLIKQIRYEQLARLLPRYLELAQEYHDLQKMRDYIQSLPPCEEVVMFHKREHEICKEWIEVLKELARLFPEAVIYKPRTPDSPGYSSIDYRKLRELVGGRLPVEPYFRP, from the coding sequence ATCATTAAGGCGATAGATGAACTGCCGGAAAGTGAAAGGGAGATACTGAGAGAATATCTCCTGGAAGAAAAGAGATATAAGGAACTGAGCGAGGAGCACGGAATGTCATATCACGCAGTTGTGATGCGGATAAGAAGGGCGAAGGAGAAAGTGAAGGAGAAGGTTCTCAAGAGGCTGAGCGGAGTTGTGATCCTGCCGTGGAGGAGGATCGGAGAGGTGGTCAGGTATATGGCGGCGGGTGTTACGACAAAGGTGGCGATAACGGGAGCGGTGATTATAATGCTGGGTGGGGCGGGAATATGGATAGGTCGTCATGGCGAGGAGGAGCCAGCAGTGAGGGCGAATAAGGTGGAGGTTGAAGAGCAAGCGGACGTGAGAGGATCGGCCGTGGAGGTGAGAAGGTCAGGGGAGAAGGAGGATGGTCTCACTTATGAGGAGTTTTGGGGGTTGATCGATGGGTTGACGGATGAATATCTCGAGGATGAGATGGATACATCTGTGGGCGGAGAAATCGAGGAGGAAGGGGAAGCTGCTGGATCAATAAGCGCGGATGAGATCACCGATGAGGAGGTAGAGGAAGAGGGAGGCGAAGATATCGAATATCTGATAAAGCAGATACGATATGAACAGTTGGCAAGGCTCCTACCTCGGTATCTGGAGCTGGCTCAGGAGTATCATGATCTCCAAAAAATGAGGGATTACATCCAGAGCCTGCCACCTTGTGAGGAGGTGGTCATGTTCCACAAAAGGGAACATGAGATATGCAAAGAATGGATCGAGGTGCTAAAGGAGTTAGCGAGACTGTTTCCCGAAGCAGTTATTTATAAACCTAGGACTCCGGATTCGCCAGGCTACTCCAGCATAGATTATCGAAAGCTCCGAGAGCTTGTTGGCGGGCGGTTGCCCGTAGAACCTTATTTCAGACCGTGA